The Pseudomonas multiresinivorans DNA window GTCGACCTGTCGGGCGACCTCACCGACCAGTTCTTCGTCGATGCCGCTGCGCGCTGGGAGCGCTACGACGACGCTGGCAGCAAGCTCACCGGCAAGCTCAGCGGGCGCTACCAGTTGACCCCGGTGCTGGCCCTACGCGGTGCGGCGTCCACCAACTTCCGCGCGCCATCGCTGGCCCAGGTCGGCTTCCAGAACACCACCAGCAACTTCGGCGACGGCGGCACGCTCACCGACATTCGTGTGCTCTCGGTGAACGATCCGATCGCCCGCGCGCTCGGCGCCGAGAAGCTCGACCCGGAGACCTCGAAGAACTTCAGCCTGGGCCTGACCGCGCAGCTCAATGAACGCTTCGACCTGTCCTTCGACGTGTTCCGCATCGACGTCGACGACCGCATCACCCTGTCCCAGCGCATCGGCAGCGACGCCATGGAGCAGTTCATCCAGGACAACTTCGGCGTGGCCGGCGTGCATGACGTGAACTTCTTCACCAACGCCGCCGACACCCGCACCGATGGCGCCGAGCTGGTACTCAACTACCACCAGCCCTTCGTCGGCGGCCAGTTGGGCGTGACTACCGCGTACACCTACAACCACACCAAGGTGCGCAGCACCAAGGCCACTCCGCAGCAGCTCTCCAACCTGGGCATCGGCGAGGACGCGCTGGTGGGCGTGGAGGAACGCAACACCCTGACCGACGCCGCGCCCCGGGATCGTTTCATCCTCACCACCACCTGGAGCGATGCGCAGTGGAACCTGCTCGGCCGCCTGACCCGGCAGGGCGAGACCACCCGCGTGTTCGACTTCGGCGATGGTTACCACCCGGAGCAGACCTACGGCGCGGTGTGGCAGCTGGATGCCGAGGTGGCCTACAAGCTCACCCCGCAGTTCAGCCTGGCGGTGGGCGGCAACAACCTCACCGACAACTACCCGGAACGCTCCAGCTCCGAGATCAACTACGGCGGCAACCTGCCGTACGACGTGCTCTCGCCGATCGGCTCCAACGGCGCGTACTACTACGCCCGCGCGAGCTATTCGTTCTGATCCGCTCTTTTGAAAATCCAGGGGCCGCATCGCGGCCCTTACTACTTCCGGAGCCGATTCATGGCTGACAACTTCGCCGCTGACAAGCCGGCCGGCCCGCGCCGGCACCTGGGCGCCGTCCACGCGCTGCTGCTGACGCTGGGCATGGTGATCACCAGCGACATTCTCAAGACCGCGCCTACCGTGGCGCTCAACGTCGGCCAGGAGCACTTCTACCTGGTGTGGATTCTCGGCGGCTTGCTGTCGATGGTCGGTGCCCTGTGCTACGTGGAGATGGCCTCGGCTTTCGCCCATCCCGGTGGCGACTACCACTTCCTCGAACGCGCCTACGGCCAGCGGGTGGGCTTCCTGTTCGCCTGGTCGCGCTTCGCCATCCTGCATACCGGCTGGATCGCGCTGATGGCCTTCCTCTTCGCCGATCACTTCAGCGCCTTGCTCGGCCTCGGCCAGTTGGGCAACGTACTGCTGGCCGGTGGATTGGTTGCCGCGCTGGTGGCGTTGAATCTCATCGGCTGGCGGGTGAGCTTCGGCACCCAGGCCGGCCTGGTGGTACTGGTCGCTGCCGGCTTTCTGGGGATCGTCGGTGCCGGCCTGTGGCTGGAGTGGCGCGGCTTCGTGCCGCCCGTTGCGCCGCCGGTGGAGCCGGAGCAGGTTGGCGTGGCCGGATTTTCCGCCGCGCTGATCTACGTTTTCCTCGCCTTCGGTGGCTGGAGCGATGCGGCCACGCTGTCGGCCGAACTGCGCGACAACCGCCGGGGCATCTTCACTGCCATGCTCGGCGCGCTGGCGGCCCTGCTGCTGATCTATCTGGCGCTGAACTGGGCCTTCATTCGCGGGCTGGGTTTCGATGGCCTCGCCGCCAGCGGTGCGCCGGCGCTGGAACTTCTCGGGCTGGCCTTCGGCGCGCCGGGTATCGGCCTGATCATGGCAGTG harbors:
- a CDS encoding APC family permease — protein: MADNFAADKPAGPRRHLGAVHALLLTLGMVITSDILKTAPTVALNVGQEHFYLVWILGGLLSMVGALCYVEMASAFAHPGGDYHFLERAYGQRVGFLFAWSRFAILHTGWIALMAFLFADHFSALLGLGQLGNVLLAGGLVAALVALNLIGWRVSFGTQAGLVVLVAAGFLGIVGAGLWLEWRGFVPPVAPPVEPEQVGVAGFSAALIYVFLAFGGWSDAATLSAELRDNRRGIFTAMLGALAALLLIYLALNWAFIRGLGFDGLAASGAPALELLGLAFGAPGIGLIMAVVVVSAVASINSTLIVGSRTTYAAASDVPALRVLGRWDVRHGVPRAALLAEGLVALLLIAVGGWSGHGFNTMVEYMTPVYWLFLSLSSVALIVLRRRHPEVPRPIRVPLYPWLPLGFLAVCLYMLYSSVAFVGWGALLGVGVLALGAVLQLLLRSRTALSASWQEEGA